The Spirosoma sp. SC4-14 DNA window GTAAATCGCCAGCGCCACCACTAATCAGTATTTTCTGAACCGCTCCTCGTTTGTATAAATAAAGTGCCTGGCCCGCCCGGTCGGCTTCGCGGCTTAGCAAAACCCGATCATCTGGGGTTTCTTTCATCCCATTAATAATACCTCCTGTAAGCACCACCGCCACTTTTTTTGTCGAATCGGTCGGAATTTGCGTTGGCGGATACTCCCACCATAATTCCAGCTCGTTGACCAGAAATGAGTTGCCAAACACATACAATAAGGCAAGAGTCACACCAACCAGTCGTTGTCGGAGAACGGCGTTTTTTGTAAAAAAAGCCAGCAGTAAACCGGCAAAAAGCCAGCAAGCTGGCGTTAGCAAATAATAAAGTGTTTTAGAAAAGAAATAAAACATAGACTAGAGTAAGCGTGGCAGGCGTTTTGTAGAAGATAAATCTTACACGAAATGATGTAAATTTGTCTCTATTCCGCTGCGAAGATACACATCCGCCTGTATGAAAAACCTGTTTCTCACCGTCCTGTCTGGCTTATTTCTGACAACCAGCTCACTGGCCCAATCATCTACATCATCCAATCAACCCGAAGGCTTTAAAATAACGGGGCAAATCAA harbors:
- a CDS encoding YdcF family protein, coding for MFYFFSKTLYYLLTPACWLFAGLLLAFFTKNAVLRQRLVGVTLALLYVFGNSFLVNELELWWEYPPTQIPTDSTKKVAVVLTGGIINGMKETPDDRVLLSREADRAGQALYLYKRGAVQKILISGGAGDLPFQRKSVNDEGHMAAKFLIMAGVRPNDIVLENKSRNTHENAVFSAAMLHRYFPASQYILVTSASHMRRAVACFQKEGVSVLPFPGAFVSSRRSFMPTEWLFPNEDSLARSYYLMKELVGYIMYKIVGYL